One Kitasatospora sp. MAP12-44 DNA segment encodes these proteins:
- a CDS encoding long-chain fatty acid--CoA ligase, giving the protein MLDFSLPALYQVPSGGNLSDLVHQNAAERPGVAVLSRKVDGRWEDLTAAAFLTEVHRAAKGLIATGVMPGDRVAVMSRTRYEWTLLDFAIWCAGAITVPVYESSSAEQVQWILGDSGAIAVITETDAHAAVLAEVREALPELEHSWQIERGAIDALNAAGNAVADAVVTERRSVPTEDSIATIVYTSGTTGRPKGCQLTHGNFLSELGNVTARMPELFRAGESSVLLFLPLAHVLGRIAEIAAAISGSKLGHVSDIKDVTAELASFRPTLILGVPRVFEKVFNTARSKAQADGKGKIFDQASDVAIAYSRALDQGGAGLVLTLKHKVFDKLVYSKLRNALGGRATHAISGGAPLGERLGHFYRGIGFTVLEGYGLTETCAATAFNPDDKPKIGTVGQPLPGSAVRIAEDGEVLLKGPQIFTGYWNNPTATAEALRDGWFATGDLGSLDDEGYLSITGRKKEIIVTAGGKNVAPAVIEDRIRAHALIGEVMVVGDRKPFIGCLVTIDEEFLPRWLELNGRPPATLAELREDPALLAAVQEAVDEGNKAVSHAEAVKKFRILDTVFSEANGYLTPSLKLKRGVVLKDFATEVEALYQR; this is encoded by the coding sequence GTGCTCGACTTCAGCCTTCCGGCCCTCTACCAGGTCCCGAGCGGTGGCAACCTCTCGGACCTGGTCCACCAGAACGCCGCCGAGCGCCCCGGTGTGGCCGTGCTCAGCCGCAAGGTGGACGGTCGCTGGGAGGACCTCACCGCCGCCGCGTTCCTGACCGAGGTGCACCGCGCCGCCAAGGGCCTGATCGCCACCGGCGTCATGCCCGGCGACCGGGTGGCGGTGATGTCGCGCACCCGCTACGAGTGGACGCTGCTGGACTTCGCCATCTGGTGCGCGGGCGCGATCACCGTGCCGGTGTACGAGAGTTCCTCCGCCGAGCAGGTCCAGTGGATCCTCGGCGACTCGGGCGCGATCGCGGTGATCACCGAGACCGACGCGCACGCCGCCGTACTCGCCGAGGTCCGCGAGGCGCTGCCCGAGCTCGAGCACAGCTGGCAGATCGAGCGGGGCGCGATCGACGCCCTCAACGCGGCCGGCAACGCCGTCGCGGACGCCGTGGTCACCGAGCGCCGCTCGGTCCCCACCGAGGACTCGATCGCCACCATCGTCTACACCTCGGGCACCACCGGCCGCCCCAAGGGCTGTCAGCTGACGCACGGCAACTTCCTCTCCGAGCTGGGCAATGTGACGGCCCGGATGCCCGAGCTGTTCCGCGCCGGCGAGAGCTCGGTGCTGCTCTTCCTGCCGCTGGCCCACGTGCTGGGCCGGATCGCCGAGATCGCCGCCGCGATCTCCGGCAGCAAGCTGGGCCATGTCTCGGACATCAAGGACGTCACCGCCGAGCTGGCCTCGTTCCGCCCGACGCTGATCCTGGGCGTGCCGCGGGTCTTCGAGAAGGTCTTCAACACCGCGCGCTCCAAGGCGCAGGCGGACGGCAAGGGCAAGATCTTCGACCAGGCCAGCGACGTGGCCATCGCCTACAGCCGGGCGCTGGACCAGGGCGGCGCGGGCCTGGTCCTGACGCTCAAGCACAAGGTCTTCGACAAGCTGGTCTACAGCAAGCTGCGCAACGCCCTGGGCGGCCGGGCCACCCACGCGATCTCCGGCGGCGCGCCGCTGGGCGAGCGTCTGGGCCACTTCTACCGGGGCATCGGCTTCACCGTGCTGGAGGGCTACGGCCTGACCGAGACCTGCGCGGCCACCGCCTTCAACCCGGATGACAAGCCGAAGATCGGCACGGTCGGCCAACCGCTGCCCGGCTCCGCGGTGCGGATCGCCGAGGACGGCGAGGTGCTGCTCAAGGGCCCGCAGATCTTCACCGGCTACTGGAACAACCCGACCGCGACCGCCGAGGCGCTGCGGGACGGCTGGTTCGCCACCGGCGACCTGGGCAGCCTGGACGACGAGGGCTACCTCTCGATCACCGGGCGCAAGAAGGAGATCATCGTCACAGCCGGCGGCAAGAACGTCGCCCCGGCCGTGATCGAGGACCGGATCCGGGCGCACGCGCTGATCGGCGAGGTGATGGTGGTCGGCGACCGCAAGCCGTTCATCGGCTGCCTGGTCACCATCGACGAGGAGTTCCTGCCCAGGTGGCTGGAGCTCAACGGCCGCCCGCCGGCCACGCTGGCCGAGCTGCGCGAGGACCCGGCGCTGCTGGCCGCCGTCCAGGAGGCGGTGGACGAGGGCAACAAGGCGGTCTCGCACGCCGAGGCGGTGAAGAAGTTCCGGATCCTGGACACCGTCTTCTCCGAGGCCAACGGCTATCTGACGCCCTCGCTCAAGCTCAAGCGCGGCGTCGTCCTCAAGGACTTCGCCACCGAGGTCGAGGCGCTCTACCAGCGCTGA
- a CDS encoding glycosyltransferase family 4 protein, protein MPKTLIVTNDFPPRPGGIQAFVHNMAVRQPAGSVVVYASSWRDGSEVSRFDAEQPFPVIRDRTTMMLPTPRVTRRAAEILRAEGCDSVWFGAAAPLGLMAPALRRAGAGRLLGMTHGHEAAWAQLPASRQLLRRIGEGTDTLTYLGEYTRSRIARAVGPGPAARMAQLPPGVDEQTFHPDSGGAEVRARLGLADRPVVVCVSRLVPRKGQDTLIAAMPQILAAQPDAVLLIVGGGPYLADLRKLAEAKGVAASVRFTGEVPWAELPAHFGAGDVFAMPCRTRRGGLDVEGLGIVYLEASATGLPVVAGDSGGAPDAVLEGRTGYVVPGGSPGAAAERIVRLLGDERLRRELGEAGRRWVEDAWRWDLLAGRLGALLAGE, encoded by the coding sequence ATGCCCAAGACCCTCATCGTCACCAACGACTTTCCCCCGCGCCCAGGCGGGATCCAGGCCTTCGTCCACAACATGGCGGTCCGCCAGCCGGCCGGCAGCGTTGTGGTGTATGCCTCATCCTGGCGCGACGGGAGCGAGGTGTCCCGGTTCGACGCCGAGCAGCCGTTCCCGGTGATCCGCGACCGGACCACCATGATGCTTCCCACACCCCGGGTCACCCGGCGGGCCGCCGAGATCCTGCGGGCCGAGGGCTGCGACTCGGTCTGGTTCGGCGCGGCCGCGCCGCTCGGCCTGATGGCCCCCGCGCTGCGCCGGGCGGGCGCCGGTCGGCTGCTGGGGATGACGCACGGCCACGAGGCCGCCTGGGCCCAGCTGCCGGCCTCCCGGCAGCTGCTGCGCCGGATCGGCGAGGGCACCGACACGCTGACCTACCTCGGCGAGTACACCCGCTCGCGGATCGCCCGCGCCGTCGGTCCCGGCCCGGCCGCGCGGATGGCGCAGCTGCCGCCGGGGGTGGACGAGCAGACCTTCCACCCCGACTCCGGGGGCGCCGAGGTGCGCGCGCGGCTGGGGCTGGCGGACCGCCCGGTGGTGGTCTGCGTCTCCCGGCTGGTGCCGCGCAAGGGGCAGGACACCCTGATCGCGGCCATGCCGCAGATCCTGGCCGCCCAGCCGGACGCCGTGCTGCTGATCGTCGGCGGCGGCCCGTACCTCGCGGACCTGCGCAAGCTGGCCGAGGCCAAGGGCGTCGCCGCCTCGGTGCGGTTCACCGGGGAGGTGCCGTGGGCCGAGCTGCCCGCGCACTTCGGCGCGGGGGACGTCTTCGCGATGCCGTGCCGGACCAGGCGCGGCGGGCTGGACGTGGAGGGCCTGGGCATCGTCTACCTGGAGGCCTCGGCCACCGGGCTGCCGGTGGTCGCGGGCGACTCCGGCGGAGCGCCGGACGCGGTGCTGGAGGGCAGGACGGGCTACGTGGTGCCCGGCGGCTCGCCGGGGGCGGCGGCCGAGCGGATCGTCCGCCTGCTGGGCGACGAGCGGCTGCGCCGCGAGCTGGGCGAGGCGGGGCGGCGCTGGGTCGAGGACGCCTGGCGCTGGGACCTGCTGGCGGGACGGCTCGGCGCCCTGCTCGCGGGGGAGTAG
- a CDS encoding glycosyltransferase 87 family protein yields the protein MLAQDGPAGQAGSSSGGLAVVEPEAQGATALAPAAPAAARGALWALGASWAATRLLILLLVFGVIRISQLDVTTDVSVIYHGWFEVLQTGTFPMDDVTWQYPPGAALVMLLPGMLPWSYLTSFFVLCGVFDAVAMTMLVRNGSRKGRSLLGGWIWVLGVPLLGPTVYCRYDILVTAIAIAGLLVLLRRPVLGGILLGLGGLIKLWPLIALAGTPRGRRTRHSWTAAAATLATLAFLLAAGMNGAFQFLTFQADRGIEVESLGALPLHFARLAGAWHGQVMMNYGSVEMLGPWVPVISKVAVMATLVGFGWLLLWRIRARRWQPSTTFDAALAALLIFTVTSRVISPQYMVWLVGLAAVCLTVRGTSQKPVALLILLATGLTTAEFPLMFGQVVNSLPWGVTVLASRNLLLLAATLISCYRLWQSTKGVAPAPQATTAVLTEPEQNYPVRPGIAYEQSLLDDVQQRP from the coding sequence GTGTTGGCGCAGGACGGCCCAGCCGGCCAGGCTGGCAGCAGCAGCGGTGGCCTCGCCGTGGTCGAACCCGAGGCGCAGGGCGCCACCGCACTCGCTCCGGCGGCCCCAGCGGCCGCTCGTGGCGCCCTGTGGGCGCTCGGCGCGTCCTGGGCGGCTACCCGGCTGCTGATCCTGCTGCTCGTCTTCGGCGTCATCAGGATCAGCCAGCTGGACGTGACCACCGACGTGTCGGTGATCTACCACGGCTGGTTCGAGGTGCTGCAGACCGGCACCTTCCCGATGGACGACGTGACCTGGCAGTACCCGCCCGGCGCGGCGCTGGTGATGCTGCTTCCGGGCATGCTGCCGTGGTCGTACCTGACCTCGTTCTTCGTGCTGTGCGGCGTCTTCGACGCGGTGGCCATGACGATGCTGGTGCGCAACGGCAGCCGCAAGGGCCGCAGCCTGCTGGGCGGCTGGATCTGGGTGCTCGGCGTGCCGCTGCTCGGGCCGACGGTCTACTGCCGCTACGACATCCTGGTCACCGCGATCGCGATCGCCGGGCTGCTGGTGCTGCTGCGCCGACCGGTGCTGGGCGGCATCCTGCTGGGCCTGGGCGGCCTGATCAAGCTCTGGCCGCTGATCGCGCTGGCGGGCACCCCGCGCGGCCGGCGCACCCGGCACTCCTGGACGGCGGCGGCGGCCACCCTGGCCACACTCGCCTTCCTGCTGGCCGCCGGGATGAACGGCGCCTTCCAGTTCCTCACCTTCCAGGCCGACCGCGGCATCGAGGTGGAGTCGCTGGGCGCGCTGCCGCTGCACTTCGCCCGGCTGGCCGGCGCCTGGCACGGCCAGGTGATGATGAACTACGGCTCGGTCGAGATGCTCGGCCCGTGGGTCCCGGTGATCTCCAAGGTCGCCGTGATGGCCACCCTGGTGGGCTTCGGCTGGCTGCTGCTCTGGCGGATCCGGGCGCGCCGCTGGCAGCCGTCCACCACCTTCGACGCGGCGCTGGCCGCGCTGCTGATCTTCACCGTCACCAGCCGGGTGATCAGCCCGCAGTACATGGTCTGGCTGGTCGGTCTCGCGGCGGTCTGCCTGACCGTGCGCGGGACCAGTCAGAAGCCGGTGGCGCTGCTGATCCTGCTGGCCACCGGGCTGACCACCGCGGAGTTCCCGCTGATGTTCGGCCAGGTCGTGAACAGCCTGCCGTGGGGCGTGACGGTGCTCGCATCCCGCAACCTGCTGCTGCTGGCCGCGACCCTGATCTCCTGCTACCGGTTGTGGCAGTCGACCAAGGGGGTCGCGCCCGCACCGCAGGCCACCACCGCGGTGCTGACGGAGCCTGAGCAGAACTACCCGGTCCGGCCCGGAATCGCCTACGAGCAGAGCCTGTTGGACGACGTCCAGCAGCGCCCGTAG
- a CDS encoding C40 family peptidase, whose translation MVMPHRPTTPGRTTPPGAARRLARALAVTAAATTAVAIAAAGGAQAVPTPDKRDVKAQVDQLYSEAEQASEQSNAAEETQRRLQGESAILQAQVATGQDALNRMRGQLSTVAAAEYRSGGMDPSVQLMLSANPERYLDEARSLDQVAEQRAASLREVIEQQRRLDQRRAEATSKLAELDGVRKSLVDSEQQVQQRLKRAQDLLNTLDARDRAVLAAQDARDAQDRAARGGERVDLGNQPPSSDRAAVALAAALSKIGSPYVYGSTGPGSFDCSGLMYWAWRQAGVTLPRTSQAQAFGGQRISLAEARPGDLVIFFRDMHHVGMYAGGGVVVHAPYPGARVRYESVAAMPVAAVVRP comes from the coding sequence ATGGTGATGCCGCACCGCCCGACCACCCCCGGCCGCACCACCCCGCCGGGAGCCGCACGCCGACTGGCCCGCGCGCTGGCGGTCACGGCTGCCGCGACCACCGCGGTGGCGATAGCTGCCGCAGGCGGCGCCCAGGCCGTCCCCACGCCCGACAAGAGGGACGTCAAGGCCCAGGTCGACCAGCTCTACTCGGAGGCCGAGCAGGCTTCGGAGCAGTCCAACGCGGCGGAGGAGACCCAGCGTCGGCTGCAGGGCGAGTCGGCCATCCTGCAGGCGCAGGTCGCCACGGGGCAGGACGCGCTCAACCGGATGCGCGGCCAGCTGTCAACGGTGGCGGCCGCCGAGTACCGCTCCGGCGGGATGGATCCGTCGGTGCAACTGATGCTCTCCGCCAACCCGGAGCGCTACCTGGACGAGGCCCGCAGCCTCGACCAGGTCGCCGAGCAGCGCGCCGCCTCGCTGCGCGAGGTGATCGAGCAGCAGCGCCGACTCGACCAGCGGCGCGCCGAGGCCACCAGCAAGCTGGCCGAACTCGACGGTGTGCGCAAGTCGCTGGTGGACAGCGAGCAGCAGGTGCAGCAGCGGCTGAAACGCGCGCAGGACCTGCTGAACACGCTGGACGCCCGCGACCGCGCCGTGCTGGCTGCCCAGGACGCCAGGGACGCGCAGGACCGGGCGGCCCGCGGTGGCGAGCGGGTCGACCTGGGCAACCAGCCACCGTCCTCGGACCGCGCCGCGGTCGCGCTGGCGGCGGCGCTCAGCAAGATCGGCTCGCCGTACGTCTACGGGTCGACCGGCCCCGGTTCCTTCGACTGCTCCGGTCTGATGTACTGGGCCTGGCGGCAGGCCGGAGTGACCCTGCCGCGCACCTCGCAGGCACAGGCGTTCGGGGGGCAGCGGATCAGCCTGGCCGAGGCGAGACCGGGAGACCTGGTGATCTTCTTCAGGGACATGCACCACGTCGGTATGTACGCCGGCGGCGGTGTCGTCGTGCACGCGCCCTACCCCGGGGCCCGGGTGCGCTACGAGAGCGTCGCGGCGATGCCGGTCGCGGCGGTGGTCCGGCCCTGA
- a CDS encoding C40 family peptidase, whose protein sequence is MASHRRPKPTGRTRASILTAAAATAMALASQTGAHADPAPTLDQVKSQVDALNTQAEAATQQLDGAQEKQQQLTTQVGQLQDQVARQQDQVTTLQGGLAEVAADQYASGGISPTVQLMLSAKPDSFLTQAGSLNQMNSTQSETLKQLQQEQQKLDQDKAEAQSKLADLASTTQTLQAAKTDVQAKLAKAQALLNTLTAQQRQQMADAEAKASADAAAKSAASIAAITGQAASRSSSRTDLSAPNTAGANPHAAAAIEAAVSRLGDAYVYGATGPNTFDCSGLTQWAYAQAGVSLPRTSQEQESAGTNEGTNLANAQLGDLIIFYGGDHVGIYVGGGNVIHAPHTGSVVRYEAASSMPITAIVRPY, encoded by the coding sequence GTGGCGTCCCATCGTCGTCCCAAGCCCACCGGTCGAACTCGCGCGTCGATCCTGACCGCGGCCGCTGCCACTGCCATGGCCCTTGCCTCGCAGACTGGCGCGCACGCGGACCCGGCGCCCACCCTCGACCAGGTCAAGTCGCAGGTTGACGCCCTGAACACGCAGGCCGAGGCTGCCACCCAGCAGCTGGACGGTGCCCAGGAGAAGCAGCAGCAGCTGACCACGCAGGTCGGCCAGCTGCAGGACCAGGTGGCCCGCCAGCAGGACCAGGTGACCACGCTGCAGGGCGGTCTGGCCGAGGTGGCCGCCGACCAGTACGCCTCCGGCGGTATATCGCCGACCGTTCAGCTGATGCTCAGCGCCAAGCCGGACAGCTTCCTGACCCAGGCCGGTTCGCTGAACCAGATGAACAGCACCCAGTCCGAGACGCTGAAGCAGCTCCAGCAGGAGCAGCAGAAGCTCGACCAGGACAAGGCCGAGGCGCAGAGCAAGCTCGCCGACCTGGCCAGCACCACGCAGACCCTGCAGGCCGCCAAGACCGATGTGCAGGCCAAGTTGGCGAAGGCCCAGGCCCTGCTGAACACGCTGACCGCGCAGCAGCGCCAGCAGATGGCCGACGCCGAGGCGAAGGCCTCCGCCGACGCCGCCGCCAAGTCCGCCGCCAGCATCGCGGCCATCACCGGCCAGGCCGCCTCGCGCAGCTCCAGCCGGACCGACCTGAGCGCCCCCAACACCGCCGGCGCCAACCCGCATGCCGCCGCCGCGATCGAGGCCGCCGTCAGCCGGCTCGGCGACGCGTACGTGTACGGCGCCACCGGCCCGAACACCTTCGACTGCTCGGGTCTGACGCAGTGGGCCTACGCGCAGGCCGGCGTCTCGCTGCCGCGCACCTCGCAGGAGCAGGAGTCGGCCGGCACCAACGAGGGCACCAACCTGGCCAACGCTCAGCTCGGTGACCTGATCATCTTCTACGGCGGCGACCACGTCGGCATCTACGTGGGCGGCGGCAACGTCATCCACGCCCCGCACACCGGTTCGGTGGTCCGCTACGAGGCGGCCTCCTCGATGCCGATCACGGCCATCGTGCGCCCGTACTAG
- a CDS encoding C40 family peptidase, protein MASHRRPKQPSRTRTIVFTAAAATAVALSAQTGAWADPKPSLDEVKAQIDGLNTQQEAASEQYDGAKEHGDQLRQQASQLQDQVARQQAEVTQLEGGLAGVAADQYRNGGIDPSVQLMLNSNPSLYLDQASSMAQATDTQTQVLKSLQSDQRKLDQEKQEATATLAELDRSTQVLNQAKADVQAKLAAAQKLMNSLSAGDRAALQQADAASRSSSRIDLSTLNLPPASGYAAIAVATALSEIGKPYHWGSTGPDEFDCSGLMVYSYAAAGVSLPRVSQEQAGYGVTVPSLAQAQPGDLVIYGPGAHHVAMYIGNGDVVHAPREGELIHIASATSIGTIQTIRRV, encoded by the coding sequence GTGGCGTCCCACCGCCGTCCCAAGCAGCCGAGCCGTACGCGGACCATCGTGTTCACCGCAGCTGCGGCGACCGCGGTCGCACTCTCCGCGCAGACCGGAGCATGGGCCGATCCCAAGCCCTCGCTGGATGAGGTCAAGGCGCAGATCGACGGCCTGAACACCCAGCAGGAGGCCGCGTCGGAGCAGTACGACGGTGCCAAGGAGCACGGCGACCAGCTGCGCCAGCAGGCCTCCCAGCTGCAGGACCAGGTGGCGCGTCAGCAGGCGGAGGTCACGCAGCTGGAGGGCGGGCTCGCGGGTGTGGCCGCGGACCAGTACCGCAACGGTGGCATTGACCCCTCGGTGCAGCTGATGCTGAACTCCAATCCCTCGCTCTACCTCGACCAGGCCTCCAGCATGGCGCAGGCCACTGACACGCAGACCCAGGTGCTCAAGTCCCTGCAGTCCGACCAGCGCAAGCTGGACCAGGAGAAGCAGGAGGCCACCGCCACGCTGGCCGAGCTGGACCGCTCCACCCAGGTGCTGAACCAGGCCAAGGCGGACGTCCAGGCCAAGTTGGCCGCCGCGCAGAAGCTGATGAACTCGCTGAGCGCCGGCGACCGGGCCGCCCTGCAGCAGGCCGACGCCGCCTCACGCAGCAGCTCGCGGATCGACCTCAGCACCCTCAACCTGCCGCCGGCCTCCGGCTACGCGGCGATCGCCGTGGCGACCGCGCTGAGCGAGATCGGCAAGCCGTACCACTGGGGGTCGACAGGTCCCGACGAGTTCGACTGCTCGGGTCTGATGGTCTATTCCTACGCCGCCGCCGGCGTCTCGCTGCCGCGTGTCTCCCAGGAGCAGGCCGGCTACGGCGTCACGGTGCCGAGCCTGGCCCAGGCGCAGCCCGGCGACCTGGTGATCTACGGCCCCGGCGCGCACCACGTGGCCATGTACATCGGCAACGGCGACGTCGTGCACGCCCCGCGCGAGGGCGAGCTGATCCATATCGCCTCGGCGACCTCGATCGGCACGATCCAGACCATCCGACGGGTCTGA
- a CDS encoding NlpC/P60 family protein, with amino-acid sequence MASHRRPKQPSRTRTIVFTAAAATAVALSAQTGAWADPKPSLDEVKAQIDGLNAQQEAASEQYDGAKERGDQLRQQASQLQDQVARQQAEVTQLEGGLAGVAADQYRNGGIDPSVQLMLNSNPSLYLDQASSMAQATDTQTETLKSLQSDQRKLDQEKQEATATLAELDRSTQELNQAKADVQAKLAAAQQLMNSLSASDRAALQQADRASRSSARVDLSTLNLPPASGYAAAAVATALSELGKPYSWGATGPNSFDCSGLMVFSYASAGVSLPRTSQEQASYGIEVPSLAQAQPGDLVIYGPGAHHVGMYIGNGDIVHAPHTGDVVRIASATSVGSIETIRRV; translated from the coding sequence GTGGCGTCCCACCGCCGTCCCAAGCAGCCGAGCCGTACGCGGACCATCGTGTTCACCGCAGCTGCGGCGACCGCGGTCGCACTGTCCGCGCAGACCGGTGCCTGGGCCGATCCCAAGCCCTCGCTGGATGAGGTCAAGGCGCAGATCGACGGCCTCAACGCCCAGCAGGAGGCGGCGTCGGAGCAGTATGACGGTGCCAAGGAGCGCGGCGACCAGCTGCGCCAGCAGGCCTCCCAGCTGCAGGACCAGGTGGCGCGTCAGCAGGCGGAGGTCACGCAGCTGGAGGGCGGGCTCGCGGGTGTGGCCGCGGACCAGTACCGCAATGGCGGCATTGACCCCTCGGTGCAGCTGATGCTGAACTCCAATCCCTCGCTCTACCTCGACCAGGCCTCCAGCATGGCGCAGGCCACTGACACGCAGACCGAGACGTTGAAGTCCCTGCAGTCCGACCAGCGCAAGCTGGACCAGGAGAAGCAGGAGGCCACCGCCACGCTGGCCGAGCTGGACCGCTCCACCCAGGAGTTGAACCAGGCCAAGGCGGATGTCCAGGCCAAGCTGGCCGCGGCGCAGCAGCTGATGAACTCGCTGAGCGCCAGCGACCGGGCCGCCCTGCAGCAGGCCGACCGCGCCTCGCGCAGCAGCGCCCGGGTCGACCTCAGCACCCTCAACCTGCCGCCGGCCTCCGGTTATGCGGCGGCCGCGGTGGCGACCGCGCTGAGCGAGCTGGGCAAGCCGTACAGCTGGGGGGCGACGGGTCCCAACAGCTTCGACTGCTCCGGCCTGATGGTCTTTTCGTACGCCTCCGCCGGCGTCTCGCTGCCGCGTACCTCGCAGGAGCAGGCCAGCTACGGCATCGAGGTGCCGAGCCTGGCCCAGGCACAGCCCGGGGACCTGGTGATCTACGGCCCCGGCGCGCACCACGTGGGCATGTACATCGGCAACGGCGATATCGTGCACGCCCCGCACACCGGCGACGTGGTCCGGATCGCCTCGGCGACCTCGGTCGGCTCCATCGAGACCATCCGGCGGGTCTGA
- a CDS encoding NYN domain-containing protein, translated as MDAARESAEPQGKLSAAPGPETDSPQEASDAVEPVADQSAEQAAEQAAEQLDRPLPEGVRRRVVGLAADALGGLPAGELPTTLRPYAKFTPARRAKYAGTALAAALEADPVFRLRIADRLRLGQPDLVKALEAGSVPGAAEPMDVAAAAYLLRPRGWVQLVVEAGEQVERAGADGAAAESARMVEKLQEELTASRASARADLDRQRAESEGTRRELEALRKKQRSLESDTRRAQAEVKKLQAELASAASAAATERGAAESESRRLKHRVAELESALESGRRSVREGRSVEDMRLRLLLDTVLQSAQGLQRELALPVTQLHPADLVDAVVPAAASPHDVARRALAEDDPALLDQLLAIPQVHLVVDGYNVTKTGYPTLPLEQQRMRLLGGLAMLAQRTQAEVTCVFDGQDLDVPVIMAPPRGVRVRFSRTGQTADELIRQLVRAEPQGRPVVVVSADKEVADGVRKAGARPVASVLLLNRLSRA; from the coding sequence ATGGACGCAGCGAGGGAGTCCGCCGAGCCGCAAGGGAAGCTGTCCGCTGCCCCCGGCCCGGAGACGGACAGCCCCCAGGAGGCGTCCGACGCTGTCGAGCCGGTCGCCGATCAGAGCGCTGAGCAGGCCGCTGAGCAGGCCGCCGAGCAGTTGGACCGGCCGCTGCCCGAGGGCGTGCGCCGCCGGGTGGTCGGGCTGGCCGCGGACGCGCTCGGCGGCCTGCCCGCCGGGGAGTTGCCCACGACGCTCCGTCCGTATGCGAAGTTCACCCCGGCCCGCCGGGCGAAGTACGCCGGGACGGCGCTGGCCGCCGCGCTGGAGGCCGACCCGGTCTTCCGGCTGCGGATAGCGGACCGGCTGCGGCTCGGCCAGCCCGACCTGGTCAAGGCCCTGGAGGCGGGCAGCGTGCCCGGCGCCGCCGAGCCGATGGACGTGGCCGCCGCCGCGTACCTGCTGCGCCCGCGCGGCTGGGTGCAATTGGTGGTGGAGGCCGGCGAGCAGGTGGAGCGGGCCGGCGCGGACGGCGCCGCCGCCGAGTCCGCGCGGATGGTGGAGAAGCTCCAGGAGGAGCTGACCGCCTCCCGCGCCTCGGCCCGGGCCGACCTGGACCGCCAGCGGGCCGAGTCGGAGGGCACCCGCCGGGAGTTGGAGGCGCTGCGCAAGAAGCAGCGCAGCCTGGAGAGCGACACCCGCCGGGCGCAGGCCGAGGTGAAGAAGCTGCAGGCCGAGCTGGCCTCCGCCGCCTCCGCCGCGGCGACCGAGCGCGGCGCGGCGGAGAGCGAGAGCCGCCGTCTCAAGCACCGGGTCGCCGAGTTGGAGAGCGCCCTGGAGTCCGGCCGCCGCTCGGTGCGCGAGGGCCGCAGCGTGGAGGACATGCGGCTGCGGCTGCTGCTGGACACCGTGCTGCAGTCGGCGCAGGGCCTGCAGCGGGAGTTGGCGCTGCCGGTCACCCAGCTGCACCCGGCGGACCTGGTGGACGCGGTGGTGCCGGCCGCGGCCTCGCCGCACGACGTGGCCCGCCGGGCGCTGGCGGAGGACGACCCGGCGCTGCTGGACCAGTTGCTCGCGATCCCGCAGGTCCACCTGGTGGTGGACGGCTACAACGTGACCAAGACGGGCTACCCGACGCTGCCGCTCGAGCAGCAGCGGATGCGCCTGCTCGGCGGCCTGGCGATGCTCGCGCAGCGCACCCAGGCCGAGGTGACCTGCGTCTTCGACGGTCAGGACCTGGACGTCCCGGTGATCATGGCGCCGCCGCGCGGGGTGCGGGTGCGGTTCAGTCGCACCGGGCAGACGGCCGACGAGCTGATCCGCCAGTTGGTGCGGGCCGAGCCGCAGGGCAGGCCGGTGGTGGTGGTCTCCGCGGACAAGGAGGTCGCCGACGGCGTGCGCAAGGCCGGCGCGCGCCCGGTCGCCTCGGTGCTGCTGCTGAACCGGCTCTCCCGCGCCTGA
- a CDS encoding rhomboid family intramembrane serine protease — MVLPVRDEVARPEDERAAPAPLVSYLLIALNCAVFLVGPSGVNPGYGDTTAGRACAAQRYQQRWGAIPAELLSDRPLTPAQLAATTPPLPACPLVATPGKSPALSVLTSLFVHGGWLHLLGNMLFLFVFGAGVEERLGRLRFLFFYLAAGALAAYGYALTGGGGAESLRPLVGASGAISGVLGGYLRLYPKARVTTLVPLLFFLPLRLPAWLVLGLWFAVQWWSARDALPGVAYLAHVIGFTAGFLAVWAACRGARYAGPTPPPPGVPQ, encoded by the coding sequence ATGGTGCTCCCGGTGCGCGACGAGGTCGCCCGACCCGAGGACGAGCGGGCCGCGCCGGCCCCGCTGGTCAGCTATCTCCTGATCGCGCTGAACTGCGCGGTCTTCCTGGTCGGCCCCAGCGGCGTCAACCCGGGCTACGGCGACACCACCGCCGGACGCGCGTGCGCCGCCCAGCGCTACCAGCAGCGCTGGGGCGCGATCCCCGCCGAGCTGCTGAGCGACCGCCCGCTGACCCCCGCTCAGCTGGCCGCGACCACCCCACCGCTGCCCGCCTGCCCGCTGGTCGCCACACCCGGCAAGAGCCCGGCGCTCTCGGTGCTGACCTCGCTCTTCGTGCACGGCGGCTGGCTGCACCTGCTGGGCAACATGCTCTTCCTCTTCGTCTTCGGCGCCGGCGTGGAGGAACGGCTCGGACGGCTGCGCTTCCTCTTCTTCTACCTGGCCGCCGGCGCGCTGGCCGCGTACGGCTACGCGCTCACCGGGGGCGGCGGCGCCGAGTCGCTGCGGCCGCTGGTCGGGGCCTCCGGCGCGATCTCGGGGGTGCTCGGCGGCTACCTCCGGCTCTATCCCAAGGCCCGGGTCACCACGCTCGTCCCGCTCCTCTTCTTCCTGCCGCTGCGCCTGCCCGCCTGGCTGGTGCTCGGCCTGTGGTTCGCCGTCCAGTGGTGGTCGGCCCGCGACGCGCTGCCCGGCGTCGCCTACCTGGCCCATGTGATCGGCTTCACCGCGGGCTTCCTGGCCGTGTGGGCGGCCTGCCGAGGTGCCCGATACGCTGGCCCGACCCCTCCCCCACCAGGAGTTCCCCAGTGA